In uncultured Bacteroides sp., the DNA window GGTACCTATTTGAGCGCTACAGGTGGTATCCTATTGGCCGATACAAGTCGTATCCTTTGACCGATATTATCAGGTATGGAGCTCACCATAGCCAAACTCGTTGAAGCGGAACGTATTTACCGCAATAACCAGAAGACCATGATGTATCTGAAAACCAGCAAGCTCAGATACGGTGCGTGCATAGAGGATATAGAATGTTCCGCGGCACGCAATCTGACCAAAGACATGATGGCTCAAATTGGGGATTGCAGCTTTATACGCAGAGCGGAGAATGTCTTGATAACAGGGCTTACCGGATGCGGTAAATCTTATCTGGCATGTGCTCTGGGTAGACAGGCGTGCCAAATGGGATTCCGAACGGAGTATCTGAATATGAACAAGTTTATAGAGAGGATAGCTTTGTCGAAAATTGATGGAACCTTTCTCAAAGTGATTACTCATCTGGAGAAGAATGAACTGATCATACTGGATGACTTTGGGTTACAACCATTGGATGTAAACTCCAGATTGGCGCTCTTGCAAATCTTAGAGGAAAGGTATGATAGAAAATCGGTTATTATTATATCACAACTACCGATTAGTAAATGGTATGATTACATAGCAGAACCGACCTTAGCGGATGCAATTATGGATCGGTTAATCAATAATGCAACGCATATAGAACTAAAAGGTGAATCTATGCGTAAAAGACAGAAAAAATAACTATGTTTGAAACAGGAAATTACAGACGTGATGCCGGTACCCATTACACCGCTACAACCGGTACCATTACACCGCTATCATCAACCACCCAATCATCAATTCATTTTCTTATTATCATTTCCCTAATATACGCAAGCTCTATAGACCTTGACTAACATTTAGGAAAATACCGTTGCGCAACTGCCAACGTAAGGCATTCATAGGAGGAATGCAACGCAGCAAAATCTCAGAATCAGGTAAAGCATACAAATTATCCAAAGCTTTTTTCGCAAATTCGGACACACTAAATTCACTAATACGCAACAACCACCATTCCAAGTCCTGCCAAAAGCTAATAGGGAACAAAAAGACAGGTTCTACAT includes these proteins:
- the istB gene encoding IS21-like element helper ATPase IstB, with protein sequence MELTIAKLVEAERIYRNNQKTMMYLKTSKLRYGACIEDIECSAARNLTKDMMAQIGDCSFIRRAENVLITGLTGCGKSYLACALGRQACQMGFRTEYLNMNKFIERIALSKIDGTFLKVITHLEKNELIILDDFGLQPLDVNSRLALLQILEERYDRKSVIIISQLPISKWYDYIAEPTLADAIMDRLINNATHIELKGESMRKRQKK